Proteins from one Telopea speciosissima isolate NSW1024214 ecotype Mountain lineage chromosome 1, Tspe_v1, whole genome shotgun sequence genomic window:
- the LOC122639619 gene encoding WUSCHEL-related homeobox 2, giving the protein MAPPIEAAPASSRWNPTKEQISMLESLYTQGIRTPSAEQIQQITSRLRAYGHIEGKNVFYWFQNHKARQRQKQKQENIALVNRFLHNKQPPSPSLLIPAHPSPPCTNVVCSPYYYMQHSGGIGFYPPPSPPPPPQYPKVLLPSSTKRRQSMDKVDEGGDGNEGIVTNRNNSSCGNETLALFPLHPTGILEMGRSSSNSFRITSVTEESNTLSCEEGCGEQPFFDFFGEKASCEDE; this is encoded by the exons ATGGCACCACCTATAGAGGCGGCTCCGGCGAGTTCAAGGTGGAATCCGACAAAGGAACAGATAAGTATGCTCGAGAGTTTATACACACAAGGTATTAGAACACCCAGTGCTGAACAGATACAACAGATTACCAGTAGACTCAGAGCGTACGGTCATATCGAAGGAAAAAACGTGTTCTACTGGTTTCAAAACCACAAGGCAAGACAGAGACAGAAGCAGAAGCAAGAAAACATCGCACTTGTCAATCGCTTTCTTCATAATAAACAAcctccttctccatctcttctcatTCCTGCTcatccttctcctccttgcacCAACG ttgtTTGCAGTCCATATTACTACATGCAACATAGTGGAGGAATAGGGTTTTAtcctccaccatcaccaccaccgccaccacagTATCCAAAAGTGTTATTGCCTAGTAGCACCAAGAGGAGACAGTCAATGGATAAGGTAGACGAAGGAGGCGATGGAAACGAGGGAATCGTGACGAACAGAAACAACAGTAGCTGTGGCAACGAAACATTGGCTCTTTTCCCACTGCACCCAACTGGAATCTTGGAGATGGGTAGGTCTTCTTCGAATTCATTCAGAATTACTTCAGTGACTGAAGAATCAAATACTTTGAGTTGTGAAGAGGGTTGTGGAGAACAACCATTCTTCGATTTCTTTGGAGAGAAAGCATCTTGTGAAGACGAATAA
- the LOC122651342 gene encoding uncharacterized protein LOC122651342, translating to MRPLSSLGIGLILVFGCLLLALVAELYYLLWWKKRVTDREIEDDYNSPARELFYTFCWKKPPLLSSTALNSQELCTSVRITGAHGHETENQLNLHSGSNKDLLLKPFEDDTMDSELLMLQNLCGPPRFLFTIKEETKEDLESDDGKSRSGKSRKGSRSRSLSDILPNVETPFLTPMPSPPFFTPPLTPIDSYNHLGFNPLYESSTDAELNRVRSSPPPKFKFLKDAEDKLYRRKLMEEAEKKIHQNNGSVQDRVIKASPASSVIPEEEDGSFITIIVGKNKEKEFHHHSSTSQVLPLACSPPTIQPDYRKPIFHSSPMLR from the coding sequence ATGAGGCCTTTGAGTAGTTTAGGAATTGGTCTAATTCTGGTGTTCGGTTGTCTGCTCTTAGCTCTTGTTGCAGAGCTCTACTACTTGTTATGGTGGAAAAAGAGGGTCACCGACAGAGAGATTGAAGATGATTACAATAGTCCTGCAAGAGAGCTATTTTATACCTTCTGCTGGAAAAAACCACCGTTGTTGAGTTCCACAGCCTTGAATTCTCAGGAACTCTGCACCTCTGTGAGAATTACAGGAGCCCATGGTCATGAAACAGAGAATCAGCTTAACCTTCATTCTGGGTCAAATAAGGATTTGTTACTGAAACCCTTTGAAGATGATACCATGGATTCGGAACTCTTGATGCTGCAGAATCTATGTGGACCTCCACGATTCCTCTTCACCATTAAAGAAGAGACGAAAGAAGATTTGGAGTCCGATGATGGGAAATCCAGAAGTGGAAAAAGCCGAAAAGGGTCAAGAAGTAGGAGCTTGAGTGATATCCTCCCCAATGTGGAGACCCCATTTTTAACTCCTATGCCTTCTCCACCGTTTTTTACTCCACCACTGACTCCTATAGACTCGTATAACCACCTTGGATTCAACCCTCTCTATGAATCTTCAACAGATGCAGAGCTGAACAGGGTAAGGTCTTCACCTCCTCCAAAATTCAAGTTCTTGAAAGATGCAGAGGATAAACTGTACAGAAGAAAACTGATGGAAGAAGCTGAGAAAAAGATCCATCAAAATAATGGGTCTGTTCAAGATAGGGTGATCAAAGCATCTCCTGCTTCATCTGTGATCCCAGAAGAGGAAGATGGATCTTTTATCACAATCATTGTTggtaaaaacaaagaaaaggagtTTCATCACCATTCGAGTACTTCACAGGTCCTACCACTAGCTTGTTCTCCTCCCACAATCCAGCCAGATTATAGGAAACCCATCTTTCATTCAAGTCCCATGCTGAGATAA